The stretch of DNA AGTAAAGTCATTTTGTCCTCCTTGCGGACAAATCCACACGGCTAGCAGCTAATCAAATTCCCGCCCTTGCCGGGCTTTTAATTGATCCCATAAGCTGATTTTGGTTTGCCTTGGCGCGGCATTACCGCTACTACGATCTTTAGCTAGCCACAAACCCTGCCCATTAAAACCATATACAGGCGTTAAATCAGGCCGCTGCGAGGCTGGCTTGATTTCCGGAATCAAATTGTCGAGCACCAAAGGCACGGCTGATGGGCTTGGGTAATAAGTTAAAACCATGTGTGCTAAATTGGCGGGGCCATGGCCAGAGGCCTGCACATATGTGATGCGCAATTTGCTTTCTGATACACCAAGAGCCAACAAAGAGAAATACTTGGCAATGGCAAAATCCTCGCAATCGCCAGCACCCCGCCCTAAAAATTCCACCGGGGTTGCCCAGTAATCCTCAACACCCCAAACCTGACGATCCGGTGCAAAAATAATGCGTTCGTTGAAAAAATTATTCACTGCATTCAGTCGCGCCAATTCATCGCCTTTGGCTCCAGTGCTAAGCAGCTCCTGCCAGCTGGAAAGCCGCTTTTTGGCCTCGGGCCCGTATTTGACTTCTGCTTTATCCAACGTGCTTGAATTGAGCTTATATGGGTTGTCACCGACGGTGGGCGTAGATGAACAGGCGACCAAACCCAAAGCCATGACAAATGCACAGCGACACCAAGGGCGAGTGAGGTCAAATCCCAGCATGGAAGTCTACGAACAAAAAGGGGTAAATCCCGGTATATGCTGGATGCCCCAAAAGCTCAAGGGGAAATTCATGATGCAGAAGAGGAAACATCTTGATTCACTAGCAACGCTAAGTGCACCCTATCATTGAGATGCAGTTTGCTAAAAATGGCACTGAGATGGGTTTTTACGGTGTGGTCGGAAATATTGAGCGCACGGGCAATCAGTTTGTTACTTTCCCCCTGCCCAACCAGTTGTGCGATTTTGCGCTCTTGTGGGGTCAGCACATTTAAGCAGGATTCTGCCACCTTTGACGCACTGGTCGAACTTGGCACGGCAAAGCGCTGCAAACCTTGTAACAGCATAGGCAGCGATTGGTTGGAAACCCAAATCCCCCCTTTAACAGTGACATCGACAATCACTTTCAGCCGTTCATCTTCCAGCTCGGGAGTACAACACGCGCGCACACCACTGGCCAGCCAGCGCAATTCATCCTGAATTTGAAACTCTGCGGCAAATAAACACAGGCAAACACGCGCACTCAGTGGATGCAAATCAGGAAAACTCGGTTCGGCCTCGCACAATGCCAAATCCAGCACGCACAAGCTGGCACTTGGCCATTCCCGCTGGCTTAACTCACTCCAGCGCGAGCAAATCGTTTGCTGTGCACTCGGCAAGTTTAAGCCCCGCCAACGCTCAATTAGCGGCGCATTACGAGATGCAATCACAAAATTGGTAAGCATCGTACCCAACCTTTCGTAACAGAAAGCAGACTAGGGTTTTCCTGTAGTCCATCAGGCTGATTTTTATTTTATGACCAATTCATACAATGAACCATCCAGCAAATTCGTGCGTGGCGGCTGCTTATTTCCGCTGTGCAATCAAGCTTAGGCGCTCAAGTGGATAAAAACCACCTGTGCTGCAACAAGCAACAGACTAGGAGTAAAGATCATGGCCACAAGCAATACTGTTACCAGCAAAGCAGTTGGCGATACAAGCAAAGCCATCAACCAGAAAGGCGTTGCCACGCAAGTACTGGGTGAAGTGAAAGTCGTCGCCGCCAATGGAGAGGAACGCGTTTTACACGCTGGCGACAAAATTAACCCCGGGGATACGATTCAAACGGGGGCGGATGGTGCGGTATCAATCAGCTTTGACAATGGCGCCCAAATCAGCTTAGGCCGCTCAGACTCACTCAGCCTCACCGATCAAATGCTGGCCGATTTACTCAAACCCGCCGCAAATGCAGCCGATGATGCGGCACGTATTCAAGAATTGATTGCCCAAGGCGCCGACCCAACCCAAATCGCAGCAGCCACAGCAGCGGGGGCCGGTGGTGGCGAAGATGGTGGCCACAGCTTTGTGGTACTGGATACCCCACAAAGCCGAGTAGGCATCGATTCAGGGGTTTCCACGACGGGGATTACTGTCGACCCACTGACTACATTGGCCGAGCCACCACAAAGTGTGTTGCCTGCCGAAGCCCCTGCCCCTGTCATAAATACACCGCCAACCGCAGTGGATGACAGAACGACGTTGAATGATATTGGTTCGACAGATGACGGCTTAACAGTAAAAGAAGACAATACTCTGGAAATCCCCGCCGCACGCTTGCTCGGCAATGATGTCGACCCAGATGGGGATCCGCTAACAATCACTGGGGTAGGCCCAGCGGCGAATGGCACGATCGTGCTCAACGCCGATGGCTCGCTCACTTATACGCCCAACGCCAACTTCAACGGCACTGATAGCTTTACCTACACCGTAACCGATGGCAAAGGTGGCTTTTCCACTGCCACAGTCACCATTGGTGTGATTCCCGTTGGCGAGCCCTCCATCGACGTGCCTGACCTGAATGGTGCCAATCCCGGCAATCTAACCGTGGTGGAAAATAGCGCCACGCCAAGTAATGGCACTTTCCGCATTGAGGCGGAAGAAGGCATCAGCAAAATAACAATTGATGGGCAAGATATTTCTATCGCGCAGTTATTGGCACTGGGGACTACCCCCGTAGTAATCAGCACCGACCTCGGTACTTTAACGCTTACAGCCTATGACGCTATCAGTGGGAATATCAGCTACAGCTATCAAGTTGAAGCAGGCGCACAGGATCATACTGCGGGTGATAACAGTATCCTTGATCAGTTTGTGATTACCGTGAGCGATACACTAGGGCAAACCAGCACTGCTAGCTTGGAAGTATTGATCACTGACACCGCCCCACTGGCCAACCCGGATACCAACTCAGTCACCGAAGATGATTTTGGCTTTGATAAAGTCCAACTGCAATTCTTCGGTGAAGATTTACCACCCGAAGGGCAGGATGTAATCCAAGCCACAGGCAATGTCATCACCGGCAGCCCTGCTGGCGCCGATACGCTTGGGGCAGATCAAACACTAGTGACTGGAGTCGTTGCAGGCAGCAGCACCAGTGGGGTAGTCAGCGGGAATGTAGGTCAGGCATTTGACGGGGCGTATGGCTCGCTAACTCTTAATGCAGATGGCTCTTACACCTATACCCTATACAACAACAATCCAGATGTTCAAGCACTGGGTCGCAATGATCAAGTAGCCGATGTATTCACCTACACCATCACTGATGCAGACGGCGACACCTCAACCACCACGCTCACCATTAATATTAATGGCAGCAATGATCGCCCAATTGCCAACGACCAAACCGATGGCATTCCTGACACCA from Chitinibacter fontanus encodes:
- a CDS encoding transglutaminase-like cysteine peptidase; translated protein: MLGFDLTRPWCRCAFVMALGLVACSSTPTVGDNPYKLNSSTLDKAEVKYGPEAKKRLSSWQELLSTGAKGDELARLNAVNNFFNERIIFAPDRQVWGVEDYWATPVEFLGRGAGDCEDFAIAKYFSLLALGVSESKLRITYVQASGHGPANLAHMVLTYYPSPSAVPLVLDNLIPEIKPASQRPDLTPVYGFNGQGLWLAKDRSSGNAAPRQTKISLWDQLKARQGREFD
- a CDS encoding helix-turn-helix transcriptional regulator, coding for MLTNFVIASRNAPLIERWRGLNLPSAQQTICSRWSELSQREWPSASLCVLDLALCEAEPSFPDLHPLSARVCLCLFAAEFQIQDELRWLASGVRACCTPELEDERLKVIVDVTVKGGIWVSNQSLPMLLQGLQRFAVPSSTSASKVAESCLNVLTPQERKIAQLVGQGESNKLIARALNISDHTVKTHLSAIFSKLHLNDRVHLALLVNQDVSSSAS